The Prionailurus viverrinus isolate Anna chromosome B2, UM_Priviv_1.0, whole genome shotgun sequence genome contains the following window.
TAAAAATTCTCCTCTTTGAGAGGAGAGTGGACAAGGAGACTGTTTTGATTGGAAATTGGCTGGACTTGAGGAAAGGAATGTTATGCCACTGCAGTCATTTTCTTGGCCTTTACCATAACACAGTATATCGAGTTAAGGTTCTTTCCGTGGATGCACCCAAGAATTATTCTCAAAGAGGATTTATCAGAAGATTGTCTGGGATTCATGGAATACACGAGAGACTGGAGAAGTTAATTTGGAAATGGACAGTGAGGCAGCTCCAGGGTCTGGTAAGCAAGAACCCCAGTAAGACCAAGAGCAGTCTGATCACGATTTTACCATGTAGATGTCATGGAAATCCACATGTTTTCACTGTTTTCTACTAACGATTCTGCTAAAGATCACTGTCTTTCTCACTCTGGTAAAGGTCCAAATTCCAAAGAAAGGCTTTCTGAAAATCTTAGCTTGGTTTACCAACCTGTCTATTTAGCTAGGGGGAATGGCAGAGGTCTATCTTTTCCCTATAGTTCCAACAAACTATATCCAGAACTATGGATACCCATAACGATGTCGGAATGCGACATTTCTCAAAAGCTAATTGAATGCCAGTTGGGAAATGGATTCTGGACAGCTAAAAGACAAAAATGCTTTCTTCATGACAGAGTGAAAGCTGGAATAAAGCTGGAAATATGGAAAGACAAAACGAGTCTTTCTTGTTTCACTGAGAGGGTGGGTTATGGGCTATCTCTTATTATGAGTATTAAAAACATAGGCTATGAGGCCATAACGTTGAGTAAAAAAGGTAGAATTATCTGAGTCATGAAACTGTCCCAAGAAAAATGTGGAATCAATATTAAAACCTgagtattaatttaaaatagatgtAAGACAGGGATGACTCTTATTACCACTATCAGTATTTCTTTGGAAATTCTGACTAATAAAGTAtaacaaagaatataaataaaaatcataactaTTGGACGGGAGATAAAATTTAGCATTGTTTGAGGATAATATGACTATAGAGTAGAAGCCCAAACAAATCAATGGAAAAGCTAAAATCAATTTTACTGCATGCCAGCAATAATGGGTACCAAAAAACATAAtggcttaaaaaaagatttattcacaataggcaaaacacacatacacaaaagtacAAAATGTCTAggaataattttaagaataatgTGTGGGAGCAAATGGAGAACACCACAGAAACTTGCTATAATGTACAGAAAGCTGTCTAAATGCTTTTGTTCCCTTTTCAGAATCTGACAGGATCGTCTCAGCTAAAAAAAAGTCAAGGTAATTTTTGACACTAGGAGTAAAGAATGACAATTTGTCTTATCATACACTCAATGAAAAGGtaacttgtgttttttaaatgtaccagAACAAAACTCTagtcagatcaatgaaacaaaacatgtaGTCTTGAAATAGACTGTGAGAGCTAGAAGGATTTAACGTATCCTCGGAGATCATCAAGTTTGTGAACATACATTTGCATGCAAGAAggtgtgttttaatttcatttaaaattagcTGCCTTACCCTAACGTACTCATGAGCATAAGtcacttttattaaataaataaatccgaATCCCTAGGGTTACTCCCCATGCAACAGACTACTTGAAGCCTGTATGAGAAACAGTTCAACTGGAAATCAGTGCTTATAATTTAGAATGGTTGCCCACTCCTGTTAGGGAAGCTCATTTGAAACTAtcgtttgttcttttttttcttttttttttcttttaacatttatttattcctgagagagaaagagacagagcatgagttggggaagagagagagggcagagagagggagacacagagcccgacgcggggctcaaactcacaagctgtgagatcatgacctgagccgaagccggaggaggctcaaccgactgagccacccaggctcccctgttcctttttttctttgtgtagatGCCATCTTAACAGGCATGGCATGTCTATTCTGATTGTACCTTTTGTTAATCCCTCATGCTTGGCTGCGCTGATGGATGGCTGTTTCTCTTCCGATGCAGCCTGGAACCCAACAAGTGGATTTGTCTTACTTCCTACAGCTTGTATTTTGAGCCCTGCCATACCAGGCACAACCTTGAAATACAGTGAAATCCTTTCAGACACTTTCCTAACTTTCAGTAGCAGGTAACAGACAGAAACTTGGTTTCATTTCcattagtaaaaaacaaaacaaaaaaaaaagaaactgaagtctAAGTGGTCAACAGAGAAATGgtctaaaaaaatctttgtgcATCCATACATTGTAACATTATACAGTTACCAAAAAATCATGTTGTcaagaattttaagttttttcagGAGGTGAACTATGAGtgatatctttattttcattttgtttctatacgatatttatttttattttttccttactttCCAAATTTCTGCAAGTATGAGAATCAAGAAAGCATattataaaaagatgaaaatcaaaatattttaaaagtggaatATATATTAATAAGAATTCATGATAAATAGCAAATTAtgtataaaaagtatttaatatcaTTTAATGTGCACTTTATTTGATTTCACAAAAAGACATATATATTCGAGCAAATGGATGACAAAGTAATTCTAATTTGCATATCCAGTTGCGGCCCCATAATTTCCAGCATTGAACAATTGTCAATTCATGGCACTTCAGCTAAGGGCAAGAAAGGCTCTTAACGTAGGGCCTTAAATTCTGGACTTGCAAAGCTTCTATGTAATAGTAAGCATGGCAAGGATTACATCCACTGTGTCccaaaaaggaagtgaaataaaagcattatatGTCACTATCCATTCTTTGGCTCAAACGTTTGATGAAAGACCCCGCAATTGGTGCATGTGGTTAACTATGTTGTGTTCAAAATTATGATCACCAGCTGTTTTGCAAAGCAGTAAACAGTAAATATAATAATTCTATGGATGTGACTCTAAAAATAGTTTATACCTACAAGAgtctttttggaaaattttacCACATAGAATCATCTTCAGTGCTTTTCTGAACCAGGGGTAGAAAAATGCATAAACCATTGGATTGAAAGTAGAGTTCAGGTAGCCACACCAGACCAATGCATCATTTAAGGTGGGTGGAATAGCATAGTCCAGGAAAGGGTCCATGACCATGCAGACAAAGAAAGGACACCAGCATATTAGGAAAACTCCCACCACAATCCCTAAAGTCTTTGcagctttcctttctttgttttgtgacattccatttttctcttccaatcCAATTGCATCATTAATTGATCTTGCCTGTCCTTGAGCTATGAAGTATATTCTGGAATAGACACACAACATAATAGATCCAGGTATATAGAAAGAAGTCATAAAGGCCAGTACCCCAGATGTTTTGCTAAAGAAGACAGAGCAACCTCCTATGCAGTGAATGTACTTGTAATATATCTCTTCAGCTCCTTTGAAGTTGAGCTCCAGAAAGATCATTCCAAATGCAAAAAGAGCGGGGACACTCCAACTAATGAAGATCATCACAAAAATAACCAAGATACTGATCTTGGCTTTGTATCTCAGTGGGTCACACACAGCATAGTAGCGGTCAATGGAAATGAAGGACAAGTGGAAAATGGACGCCGAGCTCAGCATAATGTCAGTGCTGGTGTGAATTTTACAGAAGACTTCTCCAAAGTACCAGCCATGCTCAACAGATCTCACCATACTATAAGGCATGACCAGGCACCCCATCAGAAAATCCACGGTCGCCATGGAATGAATGAGCCAATTCGTTGGGGTATGAAGTTGCCTGAAGTGTGATATGGAAATAATGACTATCAGATTGCCAATGAGTGTGGTCAGAATTATGAGCACCATTAAACTGTACAGGGAAGCACGGACATCATTTGACCAGCTGCTTTTCACACAAGAAATATTAATGACATTGTGGCAAAAGGACATCATTCCTGAGGGCTATCCACCagcttatttcttcctttgtgtgtTGAGGAATCTTTCTTCAAAATCCATACTCAGGTTAGAGTTTCTTCTTCGCTTTCCATAAACCTATTCCGGAAacctgggagggaaaaaaaaaaaaaaagagagagcgaaTCATTGGCAATTTGATTCTTTTAACTTCTAACACATTTACCTATTACTTCTTGCTAaaaaactaattctttttttaaaatttgtttattgtttattatttttgacagagacagagagacagaaagcaagcagggaaggggcagagagagagggagacacagaatccgaagcaggctccaggctctgagctctcaggacagagcctaacgcagggctcgaacccacagacggtgagatcatgacctgagctatagaTGGCcgtccaaccgactgaaccacccaggtgctccccccccccaatagttattttagaaaaagcTTTCATTTCTAAGCTTAATTCAATGGTTcagttcaataattttttttaaacatctactTGATGTTGGATACTGTGCTAGAAATGAAAAGTTGAATTATTAGGTTAAAGTATATGAAACAGCACCTTTTTGAGGCCAGAGAAGGTCAAATGATGAATTCTTTATATGCTTAATCTATGGAAATAGTCTTTGTTCAAAAGACAGTCTTGAGGGAGAGCTTTATATTCTAAAGGGTAGATACAAGTTCccagaaattttagaattaaaattttagaaattttagaagaaaaagtgaaatattttacgTGTGCCTCTTGTACACAGGTAATATCCCCTAGTGCCTCCTTTTGCACTTGATAATAtataagttctttcttttttttaatgtttttttttttttatttttgagaaagagagagacagagcatgaatgggtgaggggcacagagacagagggagacacagaatctgaagcaagatccaggctctgaactgtcagcacagagcccgatgcagggctcgaacccaccacctgtgagatcatgacctgtgccgaagctggacgcttaaccgactgagccacccaggtgccccatataagTTATTTCTAATTACAGAATGAATTGCAAGTACATACCTTTACTTCCAGTTTGCAAAGCACTGAAATATAATATTCCAAGTGTTACGTCATTTAACATTTCACATCTACAATATAAACACTGTTCCTTATAAGGAGGACATGGCATGTTTTGTAAGTGTAATTATACTGGCAAGAAATCGAGGCTTAGTTCACGAAACCATTAAAGCTGGAATATGATCTGAGGTCTCAATTACTTGTACAGTTTCATCGTTACCAATCCATATTTTCTTTCCACGGCAGAAAGGACCAACACAGATGAATTATTTTCAAGAATATTAAGCTTTTAGTTTTCATGTGAGAACATAGGCTGTCTTGAAAAGTGGTACCCGCCAGTGAAGTATTATGTTGTGGTCCAAAGTATTAAGGATTTTAAATATACGGACCAAAGTTATGGTAAGAAATGATGTGGCCCAGAGAAAAGACGGCTGAGGTGAGAAACCCAGGGAAACTGAGCTTCGGTGTGGGCTGTGGGCACGGCactggagcctgttttggttttttctttaaagctctgaaactgattaaaaaaaatttttttcatgcaatcccagtttataaaacaaataaaagtaaaatcttgtTAAAACAGAGATGgcactttcttcttcctcatgCCTCATTAAAGAACCCAAGTCTCCATGAGACCGAGTTTAAATATGTCCCCACTGTTTCTATATGATTCTGCAATTCTCAGCTAAATTCTggaattttcaatatattttgaaatatatatgtatatatatacacaaatatatgtgtgtgtgtatatgtatacacacagatacatatacacagagagagggagagagagagagagagggagagaagaatgtgAATTTCTGCTGTCAATGAACAACCCGTCACTAGGTTGAAATGCTAGAAAATAGCAATAAGACTTAGAATTCCAGGAGTCTGCCTTCCTTTCCATCTCCTGCATTtccctctgggctgacagtttaGATCAAGACTACATAGAAATCTAAAtgcatccaggggtgcctgggtggctcagttggttaagcacctgactttggttcggttcagatcatgatctcgcagtttgcagGTTTGAGTCctgtgccaagctctgtgctgacagctcagagcctgaagcctgtttcagattctgtgtctccctctctctctgccccttctctctttgtgcgcactttgtctctctctctgtctctgtctctctctctctctcaaaaagaaataaaaaaacctaaatgtatcCAGAACTGGAATTggaggaataaaatatttaggtactaaaatgcatattttaataaatttgaaacacCTCTCCCCAATTCCTTCCTGCTCTCTATTCCCGGAAAGAAACATATTTATGCCAAATGAATCTGTAAGATGCATTTCAACAGACACCCAGGCCTCTTCCATGACAGAACAAATAGCAAGTTACAACTAGTTAGATTATTTGAACTCAGTAACATTTGAATTATAATTCAGATTTCACGAAAAGAATGATGGGTTTTTACTATGTAATTTAAATGTGCACCCAACTATACTCTATCTCTTAAGTTATAAATCTTCTACGTAGACTTTTTGTctatttcccccttttccttccttcttttacgTATGCTTTTGACATATTAAAGGAATCAAGCAACACACGCTAATCACTGTTTAGGAATGTTTGCTAATTAGTTTCTGTCAGTCAAAATCACATCCTTACCTGATATGCTAAATACGGATTCAGAGTCCAAAAAGAAGTAAgggaaggtgggggcggggcgcagGGGGAACAAACTTGCTGTTCAGTTTTTGAATATGAAATTCATAGAGTATTGGAAAGTCATCTGACAACTCTGTATACTTGGTTCTTTGTGAATCAAAATATTCGGTTCCTAGATACAAAACAAAGGACTCAGAGGCTTTCTTCTCATAGTTGTACATACTGGTTTCAGAGAAATAGAGTGTTAAGCACAATATCTTGGAAATTGTTGATAAATTAATGACACTTGAGTAGAAAAATTTtcctgctggggcgcctggatggctcagtcaacggttaggcatctgactcttggtttgggcacaggtcaggatctcacagttcgtgagttcaggccccacatcaggctttgcgctgacagtacagattctctctctccctctctctgcccttcccccactcgtgctgtctctgtctgtctccaaataaatgaaaaataaaaaaaataaaagagctgtgctgacagttcggagcctggagcctgcttcagattctgtgtctccctctctctctgcccctccccaactcgtgccccctctctctctcactctctctctcaaaaataaacattgaaaaacacttaaaactttTTCCTGCTTATCTTAAAGAATACTACACATAATTTATAGCAAGT
Protein-coding sequences here:
- the TAAR1 gene encoding trace amine-associated receptor 1 is translated as MMSFCHNVINISCVKSSWSNDVRASLYSLMVLIILTTLIGNLIVIISISHFRQLHTPTNWLIHSMATVDFLMGCLVMPYSMVRSVEHGWYFGEVFCKIHTSTDIMLSSASIFHLSFISIDRYYAVCDPLRYKAKISILVIFVMIFISWSVPALFAFGMIFLELNFKGAEEIYYKYIHCIGGCSVFFSKTSGVLAFMTSFYIPGSIMLCVYSRIYFIAQGQARSINDAIGLEEKNGMSQNKERKAAKTLGIVVGVFLICWCPFFVCMVMDPFLDYAIPPTLNDALVWCGYLNSTFNPMVYAFFYPWFRKALKMILCGKIFQKDSCRYKLFLESHP